From the genome of Phytohabitans rumicis, one region includes:
- a CDS encoding carbohydrate ABC transporter permease: MRNSREGLAGWLFVAPVVLILGVFLLLPIGMALWVSLTGWNGQGSPFTSDVPFVGADNYTRLFTEDGLARQDFMTSIRNNVYYVAVVVPLQTVLALFLALVVNQRMLKGKGFFRTAFYFPSVTSSVAISVVFLFLFANSGAVNALLAAVGIDGPVWFDDSRGLVHLALGAVGVDSAPAALADGGVLGLSWWDWLSGPSVAMCAIIALVVWTTSGTFMLMFLAALQNLPQQLDEASLIDGANRWQRLRYVTLPLLRPTLFLVLTLGLIGTWQVFDQIYVMSQGNPAKTTLTPAFLSYRTAFRDFEYGSGAAISFVLFLIIVVMTLLQRWILRERRP, encoded by the coding sequence GTGAGGAACTCGCGGGAAGGGCTGGCTGGTTGGCTCTTCGTCGCACCGGTGGTGCTGATCCTCGGCGTCTTCCTGCTGCTGCCGATCGGGATGGCGCTGTGGGTCAGCCTCACCGGGTGGAACGGCCAGGGCAGCCCGTTCACCAGTGATGTGCCGTTCGTCGGGGCGGACAACTACACCCGCCTGTTCACCGAGGACGGGCTGGCCCGCCAGGACTTCATGACGAGCATCCGCAACAACGTGTACTACGTGGCCGTCGTCGTACCGCTGCAGACCGTGCTCGCGCTCTTCCTCGCGCTCGTGGTCAACCAGCGGATGCTGAAGGGCAAGGGGTTCTTCCGGACCGCGTTCTACTTCCCGTCGGTCACCAGCTCGGTGGCGATCAGCGTGGTGTTCCTCTTCCTCTTCGCCAACTCGGGGGCGGTCAACGCCCTGCTCGCGGCGGTCGGGATCGACGGGCCGGTGTGGTTCGACGACTCCCGCGGCCTCGTCCACCTGGCGCTGGGCGCGGTCGGCGTGGACTCCGCGCCGGCCGCGCTCGCCGACGGCGGCGTGCTGGGGTTGAGCTGGTGGGACTGGCTCTCCGGGCCGAGCGTGGCCATGTGCGCCATCATCGCGCTGGTCGTGTGGACCACGTCCGGGACGTTCATGCTGATGTTTCTCGCCGCGCTGCAGAACCTCCCGCAGCAGCTCGACGAGGCCAGCCTGATCGACGGCGCCAACCGCTGGCAGCGCCTGCGGTACGTCACCCTGCCCCTGCTGCGCCCCACCCTCTTCCTGGTGCTCACGCTGGGGCTGATCGGCACCTGGCAGGTCTTCGACCAGATCTATGTGATGAGCCAGGGCAATCCGGCCAAGACCACGCTCACGCCGGCCTTCCTGTCGTACCGCACGGCCTTCCGGGACTTCGAGTACGGCTCCGGCGCCGCCATCTCGTTCGTGCTGTTCCT
- a CDS encoding extracellular solute-binding protein, which yields MSFTNCWGIAAKSKHKDQAIKFVEAMTTVDQQMAFAKAFGVMPSRQSAGAQYTQQFPADKAFIDGAAYAQGPVNAPKMDSVLADFDAGLQGLTNGDPKALLARVQKNTQSALGR from the coding sequence CTGTCGTTCACGAACTGCTGGGGGATCGCGGCCAAGAGCAAGCACAAGGACCAGGCGATCAAGTTCGTCGAGGCGATGACCACCGTGGACCAGCAGATGGCGTTCGCCAAGGCGTTCGGCGTCATGCCGTCGCGGCAGTCCGCCGGCGCCCAGTACACCCAGCAGTTCCCGGCCGACAAGGCGTTCATCGACGGCGCCGCGTACGCCCAGGGCCCGGTCAACGCGCCCAAGATGGACAGCGTGCTGGCCGACTTCGACGCCGGGCTCCAGGGCCTGACGAACGGCGACCCCAAGGCGCTGCTGGCCCGCGTACAGAAGAACACCCAGTCGGCGCTCGGAAGGTGA